The following proteins are co-located in the Spinactinospora alkalitolerans genome:
- a CDS encoding PucR family transcriptional regulator: protein MAHDRSGPEGRVSVEDLLAEPLLRSALVLEGDIGRTQVAWCLPWSEINVGGARSKNDLAGVAVHVSTTAIRDPSGACSVVGEVADRAGSALLAWPPDSDPMELAAASSAARERGLPLVVLPCAADYPAVSRLVGQKALAQTAHVLEYSMRVHRTLAEVLSRGAGIPAMAQAITGLARSPVLVLGAAGEVIASAVPPGAWNADPSSIAVPLAERLGEIPLEGDEQGHGPPTHGIVLESGGGEEWTPAHVLSAPIMVAGEVYGWLAVAEGHRPPERHDLAQHRIIVEHGATLIGSEMLRQWSMRTAEERTRGDFIYALVHGRFADEHELRARARHQEFDIEGRYAVHIVASSALIPSDRSTMQRGASMARIAQTLDPPGDRPRLATVMGTMLVVIDPLPSGPDSLQGDEEDKTITRFAQRLHRAFSRRLGSEVRVSYGRCGLGAAGVSTSYYEARVAMGLARRLEADPVCGYSELRVFAVLRDLGGSRRGRAFVDEVLTPLRDVHSQTGDLEQVVLAYIRSGGNLNAAARSMRLHRNTMLYKLERASRVLGRDLRSADTQFMVWLAHHIDTLGSIASAIEQELAPPANDVFPH from the coding sequence ATGGCACATGACCGCAGCGGCCCCGAAGGCCGTGTCAGCGTCGAGGACCTGCTCGCCGAGCCGCTGTTGCGCTCCGCCCTCGTTCTCGAAGGCGACATCGGCCGGACGCAGGTGGCGTGGTGCCTGCCCTGGTCGGAGATCAACGTGGGAGGGGCGCGCTCGAAGAACGACCTCGCCGGAGTCGCCGTCCACGTGTCCACCACCGCCATCCGGGATCCCAGTGGCGCCTGCTCCGTGGTCGGGGAGGTGGCAGATCGCGCCGGATCGGCCCTGCTGGCGTGGCCGCCGGATAGCGATCCCATGGAACTCGCCGCGGCATCCTCTGCGGCGAGGGAGCGGGGCCTGCCCTTGGTCGTGCTCCCGTGCGCCGCCGACTATCCGGCGGTCAGCCGACTGGTCGGGCAGAAGGCGCTGGCACAGACCGCGCACGTCCTCGAATACAGCATGAGGGTGCACCGCACGCTGGCCGAAGTGCTCTCCCGGGGGGCGGGGATCCCGGCTATGGCCCAGGCCATCACGGGCCTGGCGCGGAGTCCGGTCCTGGTGCTCGGTGCGGCCGGCGAGGTCATCGCCTCGGCGGTGCCGCCCGGAGCGTGGAACGCTGATCCGTCGTCGATCGCGGTCCCCTTGGCCGAGCGCCTCGGTGAGATCCCCCTTGAAGGCGACGAGCAGGGACACGGCCCTCCCACGCACGGCATCGTGTTGGAGAGCGGCGGGGGCGAGGAATGGACCCCTGCTCACGTTCTCAGCGCTCCGATTATGGTCGCGGGAGAGGTTTACGGGTGGCTCGCGGTGGCGGAGGGACACCGGCCGCCCGAGCGCCACGATCTCGCCCAGCACCGGATCATCGTCGAGCACGGGGCGACCCTCATCGGATCGGAGATGCTGCGCCAGTGGTCCATGCGCACCGCCGAGGAACGGACGCGCGGTGACTTCATCTACGCGCTCGTGCACGGTCGGTTCGCCGACGAGCACGAACTCCGAGCGCGTGCACGGCACCAGGAGTTCGACATCGAGGGCCGCTACGCCGTCCACATCGTGGCCTCCTCCGCACTGATTCCATCGGACCGGTCCACCATGCAGCGGGGAGCCTCCATGGCACGGATCGCCCAGACCCTGGATCCCCCCGGTGACAGGCCGCGCCTTGCCACGGTGATGGGGACGATGCTGGTGGTGATCGACCCGCTGCCTTCAGGACCGGACTCGTTGCAGGGCGACGAGGAGGACAAGACCATCACCCGGTTCGCGCAGCGGTTGCACCGGGCTTTCAGTCGCCGTCTGGGATCCGAGGTCAGGGTCTCCTACGGGCGTTGCGGGCTGGGGGCGGCCGGGGTGTCGACGAGCTACTACGAAGCCCGGGTCGCCATGGGGCTGGCCCGCCGCCTGGAGGCCGATCCGGTCTGCGGCTATTCCGAACTCCGCGTGTTCGCGGTGCTCAGGGATCTGGGTGGGAGCCGTCGGGGGCGGGCCTTCGTCGATGAAGTGCTGACACCGCTGCGGGACGTCCACAGCCAGACGGGCGACTTGGAGCAGGTCGTCCTCGCCTATATCAGATCGGGGGGCAACCTCAATGCGGCGGCGCGGTCGATGCGACTGCACCGCAACACCATGCTCTACAAACTGGAGCGCGCCTCTCGGGTGCTGGGTCGGGACCTGCGTTCGGCGGATACCCAGTTCATGGTGTGGCTGGCGCACCACATCGACACCCTGGGCTCCATCGCCTCCGCCATCGAACAGGAACTCGCGCCGCCCGCCAATGATGTGTTCCCGCACTGA
- a CDS encoding LacI family DNA-binding transcriptional regulator: MTSIPPEQGEVRRPTIRDVAKHAGVSKSLVSLVLQGSDQVSPARRGAVLQAMEQIGYRPNAAARSLSARRTGTIGVLLSHLRNPWIVDLLDGLHPILHEHGLRMLFGDGRLNQRTDESLIQTFLEMRVDGLVLVGTIPISPAIAQIAGEVPTVIASSRDIDLPSVDTIAADDWRGAESATRHLIELGHTRIAHISGRGVVGAIRRQAYEETMRACGLEDDIAVEAGDGGEEGAYRAAVKLLSGGKRPTAIFASNDMSCIGALSAADDVGVRTPEELSLVGYDNTYLARLRHLWLTSVDPANEEVGRRAGRALLARIDDPLRQAHVDLVEPSLQVRGSTVPIPGASSPTT; encoded by the coding sequence ATGACGAGTATCCCGCCCGAGCAGGGCGAGGTGCGGCGGCCGACGATCCGCGATGTCGCCAAGCATGCCGGCGTCTCCAAGTCACTGGTGTCACTGGTACTGCAGGGCTCGGACCAGGTGAGCCCTGCTCGGCGCGGCGCAGTGTTGCAGGCGATGGAGCAGATTGGGTACCGACCGAACGCGGCGGCGCGCAGCCTCAGCGCGCGGCGTACCGGGACGATCGGTGTGCTGCTCAGCCATCTGCGCAACCCGTGGATCGTCGATCTGCTGGACGGGCTGCACCCGATACTCCACGAACACGGCCTGCGGATGCTGTTTGGCGACGGCCGACTCAACCAGCGGACAGATGAGAGCCTGATCCAGACATTCCTCGAAATGCGCGTCGACGGGCTGGTGCTCGTCGGGACCATCCCGATCTCACCGGCGATCGCGCAGATCGCGGGAGAGGTCCCGACAGTGATAGCGAGCAGCCGGGACATCGACCTGCCCAGCGTCGACACCATCGCCGCCGATGACTGGAGGGGGGCCGAAAGCGCCACTCGCCACCTCATCGAACTCGGCCACACCAGGATCGCCCACATCTCCGGCCGCGGAGTGGTGGGCGCGATCCGCCGACAGGCGTATGAGGAGACGATGCGCGCATGCGGGCTTGAGGACGACATCGCGGTCGAGGCGGGCGACGGCGGAGAAGAGGGCGCGTACCGCGCGGCGGTCAAGCTGCTGAGCGGCGGAAAGCGGCCCACGGCCATCTTTGCGTCGAACGACATGTCATGCATCGGCGCGCTGTCGGCCGCGGACGACGTCGGCGTCAGAACACCGGAGGAGCTGTCCCTGGTCGGCTATGACAACACCTACCTGGCGCGCCTGCGCCATCTGTGGCTGACGAGTGTCGATCCGGCCAACGAGGAGGTCGGCCGCCGGGCGGGGCGTGCGCTGCTTGCCCGGATCGACGATCCGCTCCGGCAGGCGCATGTGGACCTGGTCGAGCCCTCGCTCCAGGTCCGCGGATCAACGGTGCCGATTCCCGGGGCATCCTCCCCGACCACCTGA
- a CDS encoding MFS transporter, whose protein sequence is MNRREPAGEGRRNRWALLPLLLATFTGTVANSIVNVPLALIVADLGVTVAAGSLIVVAFAAVLASLMPVTGWLADRWGRRRVFVCAMGAMAGSSAGAAFAPDLGILVLCRAAQGAACAAVLPTVMALLVTSSGERRRSRTLGLWAAANGLGQAAGPALGGALATWFGWRAVFWPIVALALLALAGALWLLPRDAPRPLRLDWGGALMLTLAAALMMGSAAATAPLGPASPLVWGSAFAGIAATCAFLLVERGRADPFLHLHLLLETRYLRSCLAALAQMFCLGALLIGIPLYLTGQKGATPLASGLVLLSIPVTMALLAPVVGALSDRWGARHALRFGLVLLIIGQLLTVAAVALDSGVGPLLITALIAAGAGMASVQTPAATGASRSRLGRHGTGLGLFNLVRFGGSGLGAAWVALAVDRSPMFGSAFAVCAGVAVIGLVGAFAGRDPGPDTRPAPRN, encoded by the coding sequence GTGAATCGAAGAGAACCGGCCGGCGAGGGGCGGCGCAACCGCTGGGCACTGCTGCCCCTGCTCCTCGCGACGTTCACCGGGACAGTGGCGAACAGCATCGTCAACGTCCCGCTCGCCCTGATCGTGGCCGACCTCGGCGTCACGGTCGCGGCGGGGTCGCTGATCGTCGTGGCCTTCGCCGCGGTTCTGGCCTCGCTGATGCCCGTCACAGGGTGGCTCGCGGACCGCTGGGGGCGCCGCAGAGTGTTCGTCTGCGCGATGGGGGCCATGGCGGGCTCCTCCGCTGGGGCCGCGTTCGCGCCCGATCTCGGGATCCTCGTGCTGTGCAGGGCCGCGCAGGGAGCCGCGTGCGCGGCCGTTCTTCCCACCGTCATGGCGCTGCTGGTGACCTCCTCGGGAGAGCGGCGCCGAAGCCGGACGCTCGGACTGTGGGCGGCGGCGAACGGCCTGGGCCAGGCGGCCGGGCCGGCGCTGGGCGGGGCCCTGGCCACCTGGTTCGGCTGGCGCGCGGTGTTCTGGCCAATCGTCGCGCTGGCGCTGCTCGCCCTGGCCGGAGCGCTGTGGCTGCTCCCCCGGGACGCGCCCCGGCCGCTGCGCCTGGACTGGGGCGGCGCCCTGATGCTCACCCTGGCCGCCGCCCTGATGATGGGCTCGGCGGCGGCGACCGCCCCGCTCGGACCGGCATCCCCCCTCGTCTGGGGGAGCGCTTTCGCCGGGATCGCCGCGACGTGCGCGTTTCTGCTGGTGGAACGGGGACGGGCGGACCCGTTCCTGCATCTGCACCTGCTGCTGGAAACGCGCTACCTCCGCTCGTGCCTGGCCGCATTGGCACAGATGTTCTGCCTGGGAGCTCTGCTGATCGGGATCCCCCTCTACCTCACCGGCCAGAAAGGCGCCACCCCCCTGGCCTCGGGCCTGGTCCTGCTGAGCATCCCCGTGACGATGGCGCTGCTCGCTCCGGTGGTCGGTGCCCTCAGCGATCGCTGGGGCGCCCGCCACGCCCTGCGGTTCGGGCTCGTCTTGCTCATCATCGGTCAGCTCCTGACCGTGGCCGCGGTGGCTCTCGATTCGGGAGTGGGTCCCTTGCTCATCACCGCCCTGATCGCCGCGGGTGCCGGCATGGCGTCCGTGCAGACCCCCGCGGCGACCGGGGCGTCGCGTTCGCGCCTGGGCCGGCACGGGACCGGACTCGGGCTGTTCAACCTGGTGCGCTTCGGCGGTTCGGGGCTGGGGGCGGCATGGGTCGCACTGGCGGTGGACCGGTCGCCGATGTTCGGATCGGCCTTCGCCGTCTGCGCAGGGGTCGCGGTCATCGGGCTCGTCGGCGCGTTCGCGGGTCGGGACCCCGGCCCCGATACGCGCCCGGCGCCTCGGAACTGA
- a CDS encoding TenA family transcriptional regulator, with product MQELLQRDEFRQALQDAIKGREAKNASFSKAWAEGTLKHEHFARWAENHYHYVGPFADYLSYVYANIPDAFTGAKDFTLQNMYEEELADIRHTDLLIRFAEACGTTRERIEDPSNMNPVTRGLQSWCYAVAMREHFVVATAALVVGLESQVPSIYRKQIVPLREVYGFTEDEIEFFDLHITSDEVHGERGYQIVLDHADTPELQQRCLQMCRWGAEMRFSYTQALYDTYVKPDLMTA from the coding sequence ATGCAGGAATTGTTGCAACGGGACGAATTCCGCCAGGCCCTCCAGGACGCCATCAAGGGCCGGGAGGCCAAGAACGCGTCATTCAGCAAGGCATGGGCCGAAGGGACGCTCAAGCACGAGCACTTCGCTCGCTGGGCTGAGAACCACTACCACTACGTGGGCCCCTTCGCCGATTACCTCTCCTACGTCTACGCCAACATCCCCGACGCCTTCACCGGGGCGAAGGACTTCACGCTGCAGAACATGTACGAGGAGGAGCTGGCCGACATCCGGCACACCGATCTGCTCATCCGGTTCGCTGAGGCCTGCGGGACCACGCGGGAGCGGATCGAGGATCCCTCCAACATGAATCCCGTCACGCGTGGACTGCAGTCCTGGTGCTACGCCGTCGCGATGCGCGAGCACTTCGTGGTCGCCACCGCGGCCCTGGTAGTGGGGCTGGAGTCCCAGGTGCCCAGCATCTACCGCAAGCAGATCGTTCCCCTGCGGGAGGTCTACGGGTTCACCGAGGACGAGATCGAGTTCTTCGACCTGCACATCACCTCCGACGAGGTGCACGGCGAGCGGGGCTACCAGATCGTTCTCGACCACGCCGACACCCCTGAACTGCAGCAGCGCTGCCTGCAGATGTGCCGCTGGGGCGCGGAAATGCGCTTCTCCTACACACAGGCCCTCTACGACACCTACGTCAAGCCCGACCTGATGACCGCCTGA
- a CDS encoding GlcG/HbpS family heme-binding protein, which yields MHTVYRLTLEDALVVLRAAEQEAERIGVRQTICIADDGAHPIALHRMTGARLTGVEIAMAKAFTAAGHQRDTHKFNEPPDGPALPGNEAFGISHMHPGRFAVFVGGFPIVYEEQVIGAVGVSGGNGDQDKAVGAAALAAFRHRVAAVGAPTA from the coding sequence ATGCACACGGTGTACCGATTGACCCTCGAAGACGCCCTGGTGGTACTGCGCGCAGCCGAGCAGGAAGCCGAGAGGATCGGAGTTCGGCAGACCATCTGCATCGCAGATGACGGTGCCCATCCCATCGCATTGCACAGGATGACCGGGGCGCGATTGACCGGAGTCGAAATCGCCATGGCCAAGGCATTCACAGCTGCCGGCCACCAGCGTGACACGCATAAATTCAATGAACCGCCGGACGGCCCCGCCCTCCCCGGCAACGAGGCGTTTGGGATCAGCCACATGCACCCGGGACGCTTCGCCGTCTTCGTCGGCGGGTTCCCCATCGTGTACGAGGAGCAGGTGATCGGCGCCGTCGGTGTCAGCGGCGGCAACGGCGACCAGGACAAGGCGGTCGGCGCCGCGGCGCTGGCGGCCTTCCGCCACCGGGTCGCCGCGGTCGGTGCACCCACTGCCTGA
- a CDS encoding NAD(P)/FAD-dependent oxidoreductase, with amino-acid sequence MLETILIVGAGQTAAVAIRTLRRRGFDGRIILIGAEADLPYQRPPLSKEYLLGEQDRSELDLLPAQWCEHNGVETCTGAEVRRVDTGGGGVELSDGSRISGDAVLLATGGRPRRLSVDGDEHVHYLRTLADADRIRTLIRPDAHVIVVGAGFIGSELASSARTRGAAVTVLEQAACPFGNVVGPVIGDVCAAAQREHGVDLRTATTVTEVGRTSAGTFVRTGSGAVIEGDIVVAGVGMLPNAELARDSGIATDDGVLVDEYCRTSAANVFAAGDVARHHHPLFGRRMRVEHFDNASKQGMTAAKNILGRPTAYTDPHWFWSDQFGLNLQCIGRTSNADDIVIRGRLDAFDFTAFYLEEGVLRAAFTVERGGDVPLAGALITQQVRPDVDALRDEDHDLADLLTTA; translated from the coding sequence ATGCTGGAAACCATCCTGATCGTCGGCGCCGGCCAGACCGCCGCCGTCGCGATACGCACCCTTCGCCGCCGCGGCTTCGACGGGCGCATCATCCTCATCGGTGCCGAAGCCGATCTGCCCTACCAGCGCCCGCCGCTGTCAAAGGAGTACCTGCTCGGTGAGCAGGACCGCTCCGAACTGGACCTGCTGCCGGCGCAGTGGTGCGAGCACAACGGCGTCGAGACCTGCACCGGAGCGGAAGTCCGGCGCGTGGACACCGGCGGGGGAGGCGTCGAGCTGTCCGATGGTTCGCGGATCAGCGGCGATGCCGTGCTGCTGGCCACGGGAGGCCGCCCTCGGCGGCTGAGCGTCGACGGCGATGAGCACGTGCACTACCTGCGCACCCTCGCCGACGCCGACCGGATCCGCACGTTGATCCGCCCCGACGCACACGTCATCGTGGTCGGTGCGGGCTTCATCGGTTCGGAGCTGGCCTCCTCCGCTCGAACTCGGGGAGCCGCCGTGACCGTGCTGGAACAGGCCGCCTGTCCGTTCGGAAACGTCGTCGGTCCTGTGATCGGAGACGTGTGCGCCGCGGCGCAACGGGAACACGGAGTGGACCTGCGCACAGCGACGACGGTCACCGAGGTCGGTCGCACCTCCGCCGGAACGTTCGTGCGCACCGGATCCGGAGCGGTGATCGAGGGAGACATCGTGGTAGCCGGCGTCGGAATGCTGCCCAATGCCGAGCTCGCCCGCGATTCCGGGATCGCGACCGACGACGGCGTCCTGGTGGACGAGTACTGCCGGACCTCCGCGGCGAACGTCTTCGCAGCAGGCGATGTGGCCCGCCACCATCACCCGCTGTTCGGCCGGCGCATGCGCGTGGAGCACTTCGACAACGCCAGCAAGCAGGGTATGACGGCCGCCAAGAACATCCTGGGCAGACCGACGGCCTACACGGATCCGCACTGGTTCTGGTCGGACCAGTTCGGTCTCAATCTGCAGTGCATCGGGCGCACCTCCAACGCCGACGACATCGTCATCCGCGGCCGGCTCGACGCCTTCGACTTCACCGCCTTCTACCTGGAGGAGGGGGTGCTCCGGGCGGCGTTCACCGTGGAGCGCGGCGGCGACGTGCCCCTTGCCGGGGCGCTCATCACCCAGCAGGTCAGGCCGGACGTCGACGCGCTGCGCGACGAGGACCACGACCTCGCCGATCTGCTCACGACCGCATAA
- a CDS encoding Rieske (2Fe-2S) protein: MTEWVEVATLQELRRRKRKLVIIGDTRIALFLVDDRVYALADTCVHKQRSLTKGTVLHGRVICPGHQWAFDLESGRADDRDECQPTHDVRIDDSTVYLDPRPHPAPHRALQEARMSKEP; the protein is encoded by the coding sequence TTGACCGAATGGGTAGAGGTCGCCACGCTCCAGGAACTCCGCCGACGCAAGCGCAAGCTCGTCATCATCGGCGACACCCGGATCGCGCTCTTCCTCGTCGATGACCGGGTGTACGCGCTGGCCGACACCTGCGTCCACAAGCAGAGGTCATTGACCAAGGGCACGGTCCTGCACGGCCGGGTCATCTGCCCCGGCCACCAGTGGGCCTTCGACCTCGAAAGCGGCCGAGCCGATGACCGCGACGAGTGCCAGCCGACCCACGACGTGCGGATCGACGACTCCACCGTCTACCTCGATCCCCGACCCCACCCCGCCCCGCACAGGGCGCTGCAGGAAGCGCGAATGTCCAAGGAGCCGTGA
- a CDS encoding ABC transporter substrate-binding protein → MRHRQRRHRVPLRWAAVLAAVPTLAAGCALGGHASPEDLGAELVVAANMEPQDLAAQGAYKEVNAVGLRNVVETLLQISPETGEIEGVLAESWEVVDSHTVRLKIREGVTFHDGTALDAETAAYMTEFVWDKDNNFTIQEYGGPQISARAIGDYEMEVTTDEPDPTLLHRLTLHGITSRKQIEEDASAHSQEPIGTGPYRFVEWQRGSYWSAERWDGWWGYEADDAPGTTEPPFERLRFEFRPEEGVRTAMAKSGEAHIAMFPAAADCNEAEHVNTYTCLAGPSDTYLYARLDHPSAGADPRLGDKRIREAFFLSIDAQSLNEHVIEFGTPLQGQLSWDGVTGFNPELDPYPYDPDRAAGLLGEAESDGVDVAGIPLEVRGRTGATPGIGSIVEAIGGMVNDTGFNAQFGLQEPAVANEIINTKPTQDRAYVQVHVRQNPFQDLGLVLESNYYCASRAVVWCDDGFDAELENALTLSGTERAAAFEQLAADIHGEYVIYPLSQLERSYLVNDGIADWEFGLGHRLQAIYMTPAS, encoded by the coding sequence ATGCGCCACCGCCAACGCAGACACCGCGTGCCACTCCGCTGGGCCGCCGTACTGGCCGCTGTCCCGACGCTGGCCGCCGGCTGTGCCCTCGGCGGGCACGCATCCCCTGAGGACCTCGGTGCCGAACTCGTCGTCGCCGCGAACATGGAGCCCCAGGACCTCGCCGCCCAGGGCGCCTACAAGGAGGTCAACGCCGTCGGGCTGCGCAACGTGGTCGAGACCCTGTTGCAGATCAGTCCGGAAACCGGCGAGATCGAGGGCGTCCTGGCCGAGAGCTGGGAGGTCGTCGACTCGCATACGGTGCGGCTCAAGATCCGTGAGGGCGTCACCTTCCACGACGGCACGGCCCTCGACGCGGAGACGGCCGCCTACATGACCGAGTTCGTGTGGGACAAGGACAACAACTTCACGATCCAGGAGTACGGCGGTCCGCAGATCAGCGCTCGCGCCATCGGCGACTACGAGATGGAGGTCACCACCGACGAGCCCGATCCGACGCTGCTGCACCGCCTCACCCTCCACGGGATCACCTCGCGCAAGCAGATCGAGGAGGATGCGAGCGCGCACAGTCAGGAGCCCATCGGAACCGGACCGTACAGATTCGTCGAGTGGCAGCGCGGGTCGTACTGGAGTGCCGAACGGTGGGACGGCTGGTGGGGCTATGAGGCGGACGACGCCCCGGGAACGACCGAGCCGCCGTTCGAGAGGTTGCGGTTCGAGTTCCGCCCCGAGGAGGGCGTCCGCACGGCGATGGCAAAGAGCGGTGAGGCCCACATCGCGATGTTCCCCGCTGCGGCCGACTGCAACGAGGCCGAGCACGTGAACACCTACACCTGCCTGGCGGGCCCGTCCGACACTTACCTGTACGCGCGCCTCGACCACCCCAGCGCCGGCGCGGATCCGCGCCTCGGTGACAAGCGGATCAGGGAGGCGTTCTTCCTGTCGATCGACGCACAGAGCCTGAACGAGCACGTCATCGAATTCGGCACGCCCCTGCAGGGCCAGCTCTCCTGGGACGGGGTCACCGGTTTCAATCCGGAGTTGGACCCCTACCCCTACGATCCGGACCGTGCCGCCGGACTGCTCGGCGAAGCCGAGTCGGACGGCGTTGACGTCGCGGGCATCCCGCTGGAGGTCCGGGGCCGCACCGGGGCGACACCGGGCATCGGATCGATCGTCGAGGCGATCGGCGGCATGGTGAACGACACGGGCTTCAACGCGCAGTTCGGTCTCCAGGAACCCGCGGTCGCCAACGAGATCATCAACACGAAGCCGACACAGGACCGCGCCTACGTCCAGGTGCACGTCAGGCAGAACCCGTTCCAGGACCTGGGTCTCGTGCTCGAATCCAACTACTACTGCGCATCACGCGCGGTGGTGTGGTGCGACGACGGGTTCGACGCGGAGCTTGAGAACGCGCTCACGCTCTCCGGGACAGAGCGCGCCGCCGCCTTCGAGCAGCTCGCCGCCGACATCCACGGCGAGTACGTCATCTATCCGCTGAGCCAGTTGGAGCGCTCCTACCTGGTCAACGACGGCATCGCCGACTGGGAGTTCGGCCTTGGCCACCGCCTCCAGGCCATCTACATGACCCCCGCCAGCTGA
- a CDS encoding Rieske (2Fe-2S) protein: MEFVRVARSGQIPEGIVRRFFVNGVELAVARSEEGAVHVMSNYCTHLDCLLSSGRVTDDGLLCSCHGSVFDFDSGEPITPPATRPVRVFEAKEEDGQVYVALPAETQRTERPKRRLST; this comes from the coding sequence ATGGAGTTCGTTCGGGTCGCCCGCTCCGGACAGATCCCCGAGGGGATCGTCCGCCGCTTCTTCGTCAACGGCGTGGAACTCGCCGTTGCCCGCTCCGAAGAGGGAGCGGTGCACGTCATGTCCAACTACTGCACACACCTGGACTGCCTGCTGTCCTCCGGCAGGGTGACCGACGACGGGTTGCTCTGCTCGTGCCACGGCAGCGTCTTCGACTTCGATTCCGGGGAACCCATCACCCCACCGGCGACTCGGCCCGTGCGCGTGTTCGAGGCCAAGGAGGAGGACGGCCAGGTCTACGTCGCCCTCCCTGCCGAGACCCAGCGCACGGAACGGCCCAAGCGGCGGCTGAGCACGTAG